From the genome of Lineus longissimus chromosome 8, tnLinLong1.2, whole genome shotgun sequence, one region includes:
- the LOC135492037 gene encoding phosphatidylinositol 4-phosphate 3-kinase C2 domain-containing subunit beta-like isoform X3 encodes MELELLEDIPSSRSDQSSSADRSRVARKARTMHPTSRIAEQEQVRSTSVSPRPRPRSSDHARSVVGKSSNGTPVVPPRPPIAAPRKNIPPKVDTNIKTGVVTPSKDSSPCEMNLMAFSPTEKQAPSQHGLDDFDPVPRGRVSPGESGAASADLYAVMRRSATTDSESDYASITSFQDPVQGMANQLQRTTMAPQSTDSASFQKQPDHGSGSSHGIMINPVSGIASFNREKPPPAIPPRPKVDQGKFIVPTRPHGNQPAPVKSHTLPVQSYGARPKTGSLSADLDSSTAWKRSGMATSASSDFSDRQRHASDVEVATRPSENELMTFGYNHDRKISTSYFDPLLNPVLTEDELSHSLEFQGFRRKKAPNPFPELGRHLPPVQGFQAGSREMSGYDPNYEGLQLSGEYAMYQDDSSLDGAEEFNLEEIQDPFSISTLTLLAQQRDAAPPLPPKSKEVKKVPVKDDVEPDPATPLPPKSQPTVTPEKSIIGWNDVHNSLVPTFVADEEAQAFCDAMNCLKTTYSIKDQEKNAGIVLSPVLEHVEHPSMTIKLTVQARFAKDPVIFTCDINSEVHFVISHVLYMICDDTATSSADVKLENYILKVYARQEFLLSDSILGDYEYVQHCLKLDLEIKFTLLDTQKVKRPYERNPPDLHPMEAPRMSELSEYKKLVSRESLMILMDTFTKEIEKLLNQAMESEFKKIQTNALLGAVKAVCTILNTVETTEITLAVKRLQALSKEQGHDERPSSTYNDLIAATNKYDELNGAVQELCTAVINLIRTYCNLYNTDFVIRFPSHTSGEKEDASQLCDSVIIHVATAHHFDAEWPTKNSHKKGAKTGGKTTRYDHFRVSCGLFYGGRPLCKNVMTSQAVITTDSFQPRIVWDEWIQFPSMGVSMLPRETRLALTLVGFRTEKDGSSNEVPKQIKVNLGWAVLPMFDYKGHLTQGDQLLALWPNEGANPSGSTQCNILKPDAVLLQVSLPDFGHPVIFPDVKPTKASLKRPFEALHPYDQEQLLEILGKDCVTFATPAENEVLWEKRFYLHDRPEALPKVLLAAPNWNWSSLVDIYRLIDEWTPMKPTDALELLLPLYADEHVRNVAISWIKKMCADEICDYLPQLLQALKYELYHQSPLSQFLLEMAMTNVRIAHQLYWLFKEASLDVRCCWRFHLMKTALMSMVGNGFKEEIEREEHLTKGLTTAAICVKAAKDAKDRDMTLLRELGLLFEEFEDQSIGLPLDPSLVITGIELKSCSYFTSNAFPLKLVFKHDEPRADPHCVMFKVGDDLRQDMLTMQLINIMDKMWLKSGLDLKIITFRCLSTGERKGLVELVSESQTLRQIQDPYGVTGSFKDRPLAEWLKKYNPTELDYRKAVVNFTRSCAGYCVATYILGICDRHNDNIMLKQTGHMFHIDFGKFLGDAQRFGNIKRDRVPFVFTSDMAYVINGGDKVTDNFQEFVDLCCEAFNVLRKNGAFLITLLRLMSASGIPGINHNAAMYVQRVLLPDCSDTEAIAAFTRMIQGSLKSVSTQFNFFLHAMAQKRFSGHREGMLLSFIPKTYSVTTDGRITNVVIEGYQKRYSPEKFYIYIIRVDREDEKVPNFIMRKYPEFLEFHKRLVEMFPMVKLPSLPGKGRRSSRRIMIGRSNVKAVADKRKSELEIFLRELLALAPEISECDLIYTFFHPMLRDEQEVNKSQGKVRVIVYNAKMLGKPDPSPTRILRRPHAIQGQLKLSLVHKEGGLHVMIMHAKDLASEESELPDPYVKMYLLPDSAKQTKRKTEIARRSNHPTFNEMFVYRVPLDIIKRKHLQLTVWNYDMLKENEFMGALYLDLSTIDLGKETVAWHKLGLYQMP; translated from the exons ATGGAGCTAGAACTTCTGGAAGATATTCCCAGTTCGAGGTCTGATCAGTCAAGTTCAGCAGACAGGTCACGTGTGGCCAGAAAAGCAAGAACTATGCATCCAACAAGTCGAATTGCTGAACAGGAACAAGTGAGGTCAACATCTGTCTCACCAAGACCAAGACCCAGGTCATCCGATCATGCAAGGTCGGTAGTTGGCAAGTCATCAAATGGAACTCCTGTGGTCCCTCCAAGGCCCCCAATAGCTGCACCTCGCAAAAACATCCCACCAAAAGTTgacacaaatatcaaaactgGTGTCGTTACACCTTCAAAAGATAGCTCTCCCTGTGAAATGAATTTGATGGCGTTTTCACCAACCGAAAAACAAGCTCCGTCTCAACATGGCTTAGATGATTTTGATCCTGTGCCAAGGGGGCGTGTCAGCCCAGGTGAGAGTGGGGCTGCAAGTGCAGACTTGTATGCTGTTATGAGACGTTCAGCAACAACTGATTCAGAATCTGATTATGCATCTATCACCAGTTTTCAGGATCCTGTGCAAGGCATGGCTAATCAACTTCAAAGAACAACAATGGCACCCCAATCCACAGATTCAGCTAGTTTTCAGAAACAACCAGATCATGGAAGTGGGAGTTCTCATGGAATAATGATCAACCCAGTGTCGGGCATTGCTTCTTTCAATAGGGAAAAACCACCTCCTGCAATACCACCTAGACCCAAGGTTGATCAAGGCAAATTTATCGTACCAACGCGTCCCCATGGAAACCAACCTGCTCCTGTAAAATCTCATACCCTTCCTGTTCAATCATACGGTGCTCGACCGAAAACCGGTAGTCTCTCGGCGGATTTGGATTCCTCCACCGCGTGGAAACGGTCTGGCATGGCCACAAGTGCATCTTCTGACTTTTCTGATAGACAGCGTCATGCTTCTGATGTCGAAGTTGCAACAAGGCCATCAGAAAATGAGTTGATGACATTCGGTTACAATCATGATCGTAAAATCAGCACCTCGTATTTTGATCCGTTATTGAATCCTGTGCTCACGGAAGATGAGCTGTCACATTCACTAGAGTTTCAGGGTTTTCGTCGTAAGAAGGCTCCGAATCCATTTCCCGAATTAGGGAGACATTTGCCACCTGTACAGGGATTCCAGGCAGGAAGCAGAGAAATGTCTGGGTATGATCCAAACTACGAAGGTCTTCAGCTCTCGGGAGAATACGCAATGTACCAGGACGACAGTAGTTTAGATGGTGCTGAGGAATTCAATCTGGAGGAGATCCAGGACCCATTTTCTATTTCGACTTTAACATTGCTGGCACAGCAGCGGGATGCGGCACCCCCATTACCACCTAAGTCCAAAGAGGTCAAGAAGGTGCCAGTCAAGGATGACGTTGAACCAGATCCTGCCACACCATTACCACCAAAGTCTCAGCCAACAGTTACTCCAGAGAAGTCTATCATTGGTTGG AATGATGTCCACAACAGTCTTGTTCCAACGTTCGTCGCTGATGAAGAAGCACAAGCATTTTGTGATGCCATGAATTG TTTAAAGACAACATATTCAATCAAAGATCAAGAGAAGAATGCCGGCATTGTGTTGAGTCCCGTCCTCGAACACGTCGAACATCCATCAATGACCATTAAACTCACTGTCCAGGCTCGTTTTGCGAAGGACCCGGTCATTTTCACTTGTGATA TCAACTCTGAGGTCCACTTTGTGATCAGTCATGTCCTGTACATGATCTGTGATGATACGGCCACATCTTCTGCTGATGTTAAACTGGAAAACTACATACTGAAAGTTTATGCTCGCCAAGAGTTTCTTCTGAG tgacTCAATCCTTGGTGACTATGAGTATGTGCAGCATTGTCTAAAGCTTGATCTGGAGATCAAGTTCACCTTGCTTGATACCCAGAAAGTCAAAAGACCATATGAACGAAAC CCACCAGATCTCCATCCAATGGAAGCGCCCAGAATGTCAGAGTTGTCTGAATACAAGAAATTAGTAAGCAGAGAAAGTCTGATGATTCTAATGGACACCTTCACCAAGGAGATTGAGAAGCTTCTCAACCAGGCCATGGAGAGCGAGTTCAAGAAGATACAAACAAATGCCCTACTTGGGGCCGTGAAAGCTGTCTGTACCATCCTGAACACTGTGGAGACCACTGAGATTACCTTGGCGGTGAAGCGACTGCAGGCCCTTAGTAAGGAGCAGGGTCACGATGAGCGGCCATCTTCAACATATAATGA TCTGATAGCTGCAACGAACAAATATGATGAGCTGAATGGAGCAGTACAAGAGCTGTGTACGGCCGTAATCAACCTGATCCGCACTTATTGTAACCTGTACAATACAGACTTCGTCATCAGATTCCCGAGTCACACGAGCGGCGAGAAAGAGGACGCGAGTCAACTGTGTGATAGCGTCATCATACATGTGGCGACAGCCCATCATTTTGATGCCGAGTGGCCTACAAA GAATAGTCATAAAAAAGGTGCTAAAACAGGTGGTAAAACAACAAG GTATGACCACTTCCGTGTTTCATGTGGACTCTTCTACGGTGGGCGGCCGTTGTGTAAAAACGTCATGACTTCACAAGCAGTGATAACGACAGACAGCTTCCAGCCACGCATTGTCTGGGATGAGTGGATCCAGTTTCCATCGATGGGAGTTTCCATGTTGCCGAGGGAAACAAGATTGGCCTTGACTCTGGTTGGCTTTAGGACGGAGAAGGACGGATCGAGTAATGAAGTCCCCAAACAAATCAAGGTCAATCTTGGGTGGGCTGTGCTACCCATGTTTGATTACAAGGG CCATCTCACACAGGGTGACCAACTGCTTGCCCTCTGGCCTAACGAAGGTGCCAATCCTAGTGGCTCCACCCAGTGCAACATCCTGAAACCAGACGCTGTCCTTCTCCAAGTCAGCCTACCAGACTTTGGCCATCCGGTGATATTTCCGGATGTAAAACCCACAAAAGCAAG CCTGAAAAGACCATTTGAAGCGTTACACCCGTATGACCAGGAGCAGCTACTGGAGATCCTTGGCAAAGATTGTGTTACATT TGCCACGCCTGCTGAGAATGAAGTGCTATGGGAGAAGCGCTTCTATCTCCACGATCGTccagaagctctaccaaaggtCTTGCTAGCCGCACCAAACTggaattggtcaagtttagtCGATATCTATCGCTTGATTGATGAATGGACACCGATGAAGCCAACAGATGCATTGGAATTGTTGCTGCCTTT GTATGCTGATGAACATGTGCGGAATGTTGCCATCTCGTGGATCAAAAAAATGTGCGCTGATGAAATCTGTGACTACCTCCCGCAGCTTCTGCAAGCTTTGAAATATGAGCTGTACCACCAGAGTCCATTATCGCAGTTCTTGCTCGAAATGGCCATGACCAATGTTAGGATTGCACATCAGCTTTACTG GTTATTCAAGGAAGCGAGCTTGGATGTTCGATGCTGTTGGCGTTTCCACTTGATGAAGACCGCCCTTATGTCGATGGTTGGCAATGGCTTCAAGGAGGAGATAGAAAGAGAGGAACATCTGACGAAGGGTCTGACTACAGCTGCTATTTGTGTCAAGGCTGCGAAGGATGCAAAGGATAGAGAT ATGACATTGTTAAGAGAACTCGGCCTActttttgaagaatttgaagACCAAAGTATCGGCCTCCCTCTCGACCCTTCCCTGGTCATCACTGGCATCGAACTCAAATCATGCTCCTATTTCACGTCAAACGCATTCCCGCTCAAGCTGGTTTTCAAACACGACGAACCTCGTGCTGACCCACATTGTGTGATGTTCAAGGTCGGCGATGACCTTCGTCAGGACATGTTGACGATGCAGCTCATTAACATAATGGATAAAATGTGGTTGAAATCGGGACTGGATCTCAAGATCATTACGTTCAGGTGTTTGTCGACTGGTGAGAGAAAAG GGCTTGTCGAACTGGTGTCCGAGTCTCAGACTCTCAGACAGATTCAAGACCCCTATGGTGTGACGGGATCATTCAAAGACCGACCTCTTGCTGAGTGGTTAAAGAAGTACAACCCAACAGAGCTTGATTATAGGAAG GCCGTGGTAAATTTCACGCGGTCATGCGCTGGTTACTGTGTGGCAACGTATATCCTTGGTATCTGTGACCGTCATAACGACAACATCATGCTGAAGCAGACTGGCCACATGTTCCATATCGACTTTGGAAAGTTCTTAGGTGATGCACAGAGATTTGGCAACATCAAACG GGACCGAGTACCATTTGTTTTCACATCGGACATGGCATACGTCATCAATGGAGGTGACAAGGTGACGGACAACTTCCAGGAGTTTGTAGACCTTTGTTGTGAAGCATTTAACGTTTTACGGAAGAATGGCGCATTCCTGATCACGCTGCTTCGACTG ATGTCTGCCTCAGGTATTCCTGGAATCAACCACAATGCTGCCATGTACGTCCAGAGAGTATTACTGCCCGACTGCTCGGACACTGAAGCTATTGCTGCATTTACGAG AATGATCCAAGGCAGCCTGAAGTCAGTGTCAACACAGTTTAACTTCTTCCTGCACGCGATGGCTCAGAAGCGATTCTCTGGGCACCGGGAGGGCATGCTGCTGTCGTTCATACCAAAGACATACAG TGTAACAACTGATGGTCGCATCACCAATGTTGTCATAGAAGGATACCAGAAGAGATACAGCCCAGAAAAGTTTTAT ATTTACATCATCCGAGTCGATCGGGAAGATGAGAAAGTGCCAAACTTCATTATGCGGAAGTACCCAGAATTCCTGGAGTTCCACAAACGGTTGGTGGAGATGTTCCCAATGGTCAAGCTGCCTTCGCTGCCTGGAAA GGGTAGAAGAAGTAGTCGAAG GATAATGATTGGTCGAAGTAATGTCAAAGCCGTGGCTGACAAACGCAAGTCTGAACTTGAGATATTTCTCAGGGAGTTGCTAGCACTTGCTCCTGAAATCTCAGAG
- the LOC135492037 gene encoding phosphatidylinositol 4-phosphate 3-kinase C2 domain-containing subunit alpha-like isoform X2: MELELLEDIPSSRSDQSSSADRSRVARKARTMHPTSRIAEQEQVRSTSVSPRPRPRSSDHARSVVGKSSNGTPVVPPRPPIAAPRKNIPPKVDTNIKTGVVTPSKDSSPCEMNLMAFSPTEKQAPSQHGLDDFDPVPRGRVSPGESGAASADLYAVMRRSATTDSESDYASITSFQDPVQGMANQLQRTTMAPQSTDSASFQKQPDHGSGSSHGIMINPVSGIASFNREKPPPAIPPRPKVDQGKFIVPTRPHGNQPAPVKSHTLPVQSYGARPKTGSLSADLDSSTAWKRSGMATSASSDFSDRQRHASDVEVATRPSENELMTFGYNHDRKISTSYFDPLLNPVLTEDELSHSLEFQGFRRKKAPNPFPELGRHLPPVQGFQAGSREMSGYDPNYEGLQLSGEYAMYQDDSSLDGAEEFNLEEIQDPFSISTLTLLAQQRDAAPPLPPKSKEVKKVPVKDDVEPDPATPLPPKSQPTVTPEKSIIGWNDVHNSLVPTFVADEEAQAFCDAMNCLKTTYSIKDQEKNAGIVLSPVLEHVEHPSMTIKLTVQARFAKDPVIFTCDINSEVHFVISHVLYMICDDTATSSADVKLENYILKVYARQEFLLSDSILGDYEYVQHCLKLDLEIKFTLLDTQKVKRPYERNPPDLHPMEAPRMSELSEYKKLVSRESLMILMDTFTKEIEKLLNQAMESEFKKIQTNALLGAVKAVCTILNTVETTEITLAVKRLQALSKEQGHDERPSSTYNDLIAATNKYDELNGAVQELCTAVINLIRTYCNLYNTDFVIRFPSHTSGEKEDASQLCDSVIIHVATAHHFDAEWPTKNSHKKGAKTGGKTTRYDHFRVSCGLFYGGRPLCKNVMTSQAVITTDSFQPRIVWDEWIQFPSMGVSMLPRETRLALTLVGFRTEKDGSSNEVPKQIKVNLGWAVLPMFDYKGHLTQGDQLLALWPNEGANPSGSTQCNILKPDAVLLQVSLPDFGHPVIFPDVKPTKASDLSDEKNAQSLKRPFEALHPYDQEQLLEILGKDCVTFATPAENEVLWEKRFYLHDRPEALPKVLLAAPNWNWSSLVDIYRLIDEWTPMKPTDALELLLPLYADEHVRNVAISWIKKMCADEICDYLPQLLQALKYELYHQSPLSQFLLEMAMTNVRIAHQLYWLFKEASLDVRCCWRFHLMKTALMSMVGNGFKEEIEREEHLTKGLTTAAICVKAAKDAKDRDMTLLRELGLLFEEFEDQSIGLPLDPSLVITGIELKSCSYFTSNAFPLKLVFKHDEPRADPHCVMFKVGDDLRQDMLTMQLINIMDKMWLKSGLDLKIITFRCLSTGERKGLVELVSESQTLRQIQDPYGVTGSFKDRPLAEWLKKYNPTELDYRKAVVNFTRSCAGYCVATYILGICDRHNDNIMLKQTGHMFHIDFGKFLGDAQRFGNIKRDRVPFVFTSDMAYVINGGDKVTDNFQEFVDLCCEAFNVLRKNGAFLITLLRLMSASGIPGINHNAAMYVQRVLLPDCSDTEAIAAFTRMIQGSLKSVSTQFNFFLHAMAQKRFSGHREGMLLSFIPKTYSVTTDGRITNVVIEGYQKRYSPEKFYIYIIRVDREDEKVPNFIMRKYPEFLEFHKRLVEMFPMVKLPSLPGKIMIGRSNVKAVADKRKSELEIFLRELLALAPEISECDLIYTFFHPMLRDEQEVNKSQGKVRVIVYNAKMLGKPDPSPTRILRRPHAIQGQLKLSLVHKEGGLHVMIMHAKDLASEESELPDPYVKMYLLPDSAKQTKRKTEIARRSNHPTFNEMFVYRVPLDIIKRKHLQLTVWNYDMLKENEFMGALYLDLSTIDLGKETVAWHKLGLYQMP; the protein is encoded by the exons ATGGAGCTAGAACTTCTGGAAGATATTCCCAGTTCGAGGTCTGATCAGTCAAGTTCAGCAGACAGGTCACGTGTGGCCAGAAAAGCAAGAACTATGCATCCAACAAGTCGAATTGCTGAACAGGAACAAGTGAGGTCAACATCTGTCTCACCAAGACCAAGACCCAGGTCATCCGATCATGCAAGGTCGGTAGTTGGCAAGTCATCAAATGGAACTCCTGTGGTCCCTCCAAGGCCCCCAATAGCTGCACCTCGCAAAAACATCCCACCAAAAGTTgacacaaatatcaaaactgGTGTCGTTACACCTTCAAAAGATAGCTCTCCCTGTGAAATGAATTTGATGGCGTTTTCACCAACCGAAAAACAAGCTCCGTCTCAACATGGCTTAGATGATTTTGATCCTGTGCCAAGGGGGCGTGTCAGCCCAGGTGAGAGTGGGGCTGCAAGTGCAGACTTGTATGCTGTTATGAGACGTTCAGCAACAACTGATTCAGAATCTGATTATGCATCTATCACCAGTTTTCAGGATCCTGTGCAAGGCATGGCTAATCAACTTCAAAGAACAACAATGGCACCCCAATCCACAGATTCAGCTAGTTTTCAGAAACAACCAGATCATGGAAGTGGGAGTTCTCATGGAATAATGATCAACCCAGTGTCGGGCATTGCTTCTTTCAATAGGGAAAAACCACCTCCTGCAATACCACCTAGACCCAAGGTTGATCAAGGCAAATTTATCGTACCAACGCGTCCCCATGGAAACCAACCTGCTCCTGTAAAATCTCATACCCTTCCTGTTCAATCATACGGTGCTCGACCGAAAACCGGTAGTCTCTCGGCGGATTTGGATTCCTCCACCGCGTGGAAACGGTCTGGCATGGCCACAAGTGCATCTTCTGACTTTTCTGATAGACAGCGTCATGCTTCTGATGTCGAAGTTGCAACAAGGCCATCAGAAAATGAGTTGATGACATTCGGTTACAATCATGATCGTAAAATCAGCACCTCGTATTTTGATCCGTTATTGAATCCTGTGCTCACGGAAGATGAGCTGTCACATTCACTAGAGTTTCAGGGTTTTCGTCGTAAGAAGGCTCCGAATCCATTTCCCGAATTAGGGAGACATTTGCCACCTGTACAGGGATTCCAGGCAGGAAGCAGAGAAATGTCTGGGTATGATCCAAACTACGAAGGTCTTCAGCTCTCGGGAGAATACGCAATGTACCAGGACGACAGTAGTTTAGATGGTGCTGAGGAATTCAATCTGGAGGAGATCCAGGACCCATTTTCTATTTCGACTTTAACATTGCTGGCACAGCAGCGGGATGCGGCACCCCCATTACCACCTAAGTCCAAAGAGGTCAAGAAGGTGCCAGTCAAGGATGACGTTGAACCAGATCCTGCCACACCATTACCACCAAAGTCTCAGCCAACAGTTACTCCAGAGAAGTCTATCATTGGTTGG AATGATGTCCACAACAGTCTTGTTCCAACGTTCGTCGCTGATGAAGAAGCACAAGCATTTTGTGATGCCATGAATTG TTTAAAGACAACATATTCAATCAAAGATCAAGAGAAGAATGCCGGCATTGTGTTGAGTCCCGTCCTCGAACACGTCGAACATCCATCAATGACCATTAAACTCACTGTCCAGGCTCGTTTTGCGAAGGACCCGGTCATTTTCACTTGTGATA TCAACTCTGAGGTCCACTTTGTGATCAGTCATGTCCTGTACATGATCTGTGATGATACGGCCACATCTTCTGCTGATGTTAAACTGGAAAACTACATACTGAAAGTTTATGCTCGCCAAGAGTTTCTTCTGAG tgacTCAATCCTTGGTGACTATGAGTATGTGCAGCATTGTCTAAAGCTTGATCTGGAGATCAAGTTCACCTTGCTTGATACCCAGAAAGTCAAAAGACCATATGAACGAAAC CCACCAGATCTCCATCCAATGGAAGCGCCCAGAATGTCAGAGTTGTCTGAATACAAGAAATTAGTAAGCAGAGAAAGTCTGATGATTCTAATGGACACCTTCACCAAGGAGATTGAGAAGCTTCTCAACCAGGCCATGGAGAGCGAGTTCAAGAAGATACAAACAAATGCCCTACTTGGGGCCGTGAAAGCTGTCTGTACCATCCTGAACACTGTGGAGACCACTGAGATTACCTTGGCGGTGAAGCGACTGCAGGCCCTTAGTAAGGAGCAGGGTCACGATGAGCGGCCATCTTCAACATATAATGA TCTGATAGCTGCAACGAACAAATATGATGAGCTGAATGGAGCAGTACAAGAGCTGTGTACGGCCGTAATCAACCTGATCCGCACTTATTGTAACCTGTACAATACAGACTTCGTCATCAGATTCCCGAGTCACACGAGCGGCGAGAAAGAGGACGCGAGTCAACTGTGTGATAGCGTCATCATACATGTGGCGACAGCCCATCATTTTGATGCCGAGTGGCCTACAAA GAATAGTCATAAAAAAGGTGCTAAAACAGGTGGTAAAACAACAAG GTATGACCACTTCCGTGTTTCATGTGGACTCTTCTACGGTGGGCGGCCGTTGTGTAAAAACGTCATGACTTCACAAGCAGTGATAACGACAGACAGCTTCCAGCCACGCATTGTCTGGGATGAGTGGATCCAGTTTCCATCGATGGGAGTTTCCATGTTGCCGAGGGAAACAAGATTGGCCTTGACTCTGGTTGGCTTTAGGACGGAGAAGGACGGATCGAGTAATGAAGTCCCCAAACAAATCAAGGTCAATCTTGGGTGGGCTGTGCTACCCATGTTTGATTACAAGGG CCATCTCACACAGGGTGACCAACTGCTTGCCCTCTGGCCTAACGAAGGTGCCAATCCTAGTGGCTCCACCCAGTGCAACATCCTGAAACCAGACGCTGTCCTTCTCCAAGTCAGCCTACCAGACTTTGGCCATCCGGTGATATTTCCGGATGTAAAACCCACAAAAGCAAG TGATCTAAGTGATGAGAAAAATGCACAAAG CCTGAAAAGACCATTTGAAGCGTTACACCCGTATGACCAGGAGCAGCTACTGGAGATCCTTGGCAAAGATTGTGTTACATT TGCCACGCCTGCTGAGAATGAAGTGCTATGGGAGAAGCGCTTCTATCTCCACGATCGTccagaagctctaccaaaggtCTTGCTAGCCGCACCAAACTggaattggtcaagtttagtCGATATCTATCGCTTGATTGATGAATGGACACCGATGAAGCCAACAGATGCATTGGAATTGTTGCTGCCTTT GTATGCTGATGAACATGTGCGGAATGTTGCCATCTCGTGGATCAAAAAAATGTGCGCTGATGAAATCTGTGACTACCTCCCGCAGCTTCTGCAAGCTTTGAAATATGAGCTGTACCACCAGAGTCCATTATCGCAGTTCTTGCTCGAAATGGCCATGACCAATGTTAGGATTGCACATCAGCTTTACTG GTTATTCAAGGAAGCGAGCTTGGATGTTCGATGCTGTTGGCGTTTCCACTTGATGAAGACCGCCCTTATGTCGATGGTTGGCAATGGCTTCAAGGAGGAGATAGAAAGAGAGGAACATCTGACGAAGGGTCTGACTACAGCTGCTATTTGTGTCAAGGCTGCGAAGGATGCAAAGGATAGAGAT ATGACATTGTTAAGAGAACTCGGCCTActttttgaagaatttgaagACCAAAGTATCGGCCTCCCTCTCGACCCTTCCCTGGTCATCACTGGCATCGAACTCAAATCATGCTCCTATTTCACGTCAAACGCATTCCCGCTCAAGCTGGTTTTCAAACACGACGAACCTCGTGCTGACCCACATTGTGTGATGTTCAAGGTCGGCGATGACCTTCGTCAGGACATGTTGACGATGCAGCTCATTAACATAATGGATAAAATGTGGTTGAAATCGGGACTGGATCTCAAGATCATTACGTTCAGGTGTTTGTCGACTGGTGAGAGAAAAG GGCTTGTCGAACTGGTGTCCGAGTCTCAGACTCTCAGACAGATTCAAGACCCCTATGGTGTGACGGGATCATTCAAAGACCGACCTCTTGCTGAGTGGTTAAAGAAGTACAACCCAACAGAGCTTGATTATAGGAAG GCCGTGGTAAATTTCACGCGGTCATGCGCTGGTTACTGTGTGGCAACGTATATCCTTGGTATCTGTGACCGTCATAACGACAACATCATGCTGAAGCAGACTGGCCACATGTTCCATATCGACTTTGGAAAGTTCTTAGGTGATGCACAGAGATTTGGCAACATCAAACG GGACCGAGTACCATTTGTTTTCACATCGGACATGGCATACGTCATCAATGGAGGTGACAAGGTGACGGACAACTTCCAGGAGTTTGTAGACCTTTGTTGTGAAGCATTTAACGTTTTACGGAAGAATGGCGCATTCCTGATCACGCTGCTTCGACTG ATGTCTGCCTCAGGTATTCCTGGAATCAACCACAATGCTGCCATGTACGTCCAGAGAGTATTACTGCCCGACTGCTCGGACACTGAAGCTATTGCTGCATTTACGAG AATGATCCAAGGCAGCCTGAAGTCAGTGTCAACACAGTTTAACTTCTTCCTGCACGCGATGGCTCAGAAGCGATTCTCTGGGCACCGGGAGGGCATGCTGCTGTCGTTCATACCAAAGACATACAG TGTAACAACTGATGGTCGCATCACCAATGTTGTCATAGAAGGATACCAGAAGAGATACAGCCCAGAAAAGTTTTAT ATTTACATCATCCGAGTCGATCGGGAAGATGAGAAAGTGCCAAACTTCATTATGCGGAAGTACCCAGAATTCCTGGAGTTCCACAAACGGTTGGTGGAGATGTTCCCAATGGTCAAGCTGCCTTCGCTGCCTGGAAA GATAATGATTGGTCGAAGTAATGTCAAAGCCGTGGCTGACAAACGCAAGTCTGAACTTGAGATATTTCTCAGGGAGTTGCTAGCACTTGCTCCTGAAATCTCAGAG